The proteins below are encoded in one region of Mycobacterium botniense:
- a CDS encoding ATP-dependent DNA ligase, translating into MKPAQARPRVTLTNADKVLYPATGTTKGDVFDYYTHIAEVMLPHIAGRPATRKRWPNGVDQASFFEKQLAASAPAWLSRASVTHRSATTTYPIIDSPAALAWIAQQAALEVHVPQWRFVAESTGGEELKPGPATRLVFDLDPGEGVTMAQLAEVARAVRDLIAGIGLTTYPLTSGSKGLHLYTPLDKPVSTKGATILAKRIAQQLERSMPKRVTTSMTRSLRAGKVFVDWSQNNGSKTTVAPYSLRGREHPTVAAPRTWEELDDNALGQLRYDEVLKRVARDGDLLAPLDPEVQTDRLTKYRSMRDVTKTPEPVSVPKPVTGHNNTFVIQEHHARRLHYDFRLERDGVLVSWAVPKNLPKTSSVNHLAVHTEDHPIDYATFEGTIPKGQYGAGSVVIWDSGTYDTEKFRDDEVIITLHGKRISGRYALIRTNGDQWLVHRMKDQKVFRFDELSPMLATEGSVAALKSGQWAFEGKWDGYRLLVDADHGRVRLRSRSGRDVTKEFPRLHSMAEDFADHYLVFDGEVVALDKSGVPRFTEMQNRSRATRLEFWAFDLLYLDGRSLLRAKYSDRRRLLETLADGSDLAVPPLLPGDGPAALEYSRKHGWEGVVAKKRNSTYQPGRRSASWIKEKLWKTVEVVIGGWRAGEGGRTSGIGSLLVGIPTEHGLRFAGRVGTGFTERALAELKQMLEPLKTSRSPFIGTLSGRDAEGVTFVQPRLVGEVRYSEWTPEGRLRQPSWRGLRPDKTPDDVVRE; encoded by the coding sequence ATGAAACCGGCCCAGGCTCGGCCGCGGGTGACGCTGACCAACGCCGACAAGGTGCTCTATCCGGCCACGGGCACCACCAAAGGCGATGTGTTCGACTATTACACCCACATCGCCGAGGTGATGCTGCCCCACATCGCCGGCCGTCCCGCCACCCGAAAGCGCTGGCCCAACGGGGTCGACCAGGCGTCGTTTTTCGAAAAACAGCTCGCCGCGTCGGCGCCGGCCTGGCTATCCCGCGCCAGCGTGACTCATCGGTCAGCAACCACAACCTATCCGATCATCGACAGCCCCGCCGCGCTGGCGTGGATCGCCCAGCAGGCGGCGCTGGAGGTGCACGTGCCGCAGTGGCGGTTCGTCGCCGAGTCGACAGGCGGTGAAGAGCTAAAACCCGGTCCGGCAACGCGATTGGTGTTCGACCTCGACCCTGGGGAAGGTGTGACGATGGCCCAGCTGGCCGAGGTGGCCCGTGCTGTGCGAGACCTGATCGCCGGTATCGGCCTGACCACCTATCCGTTGACCAGCGGCAGCAAAGGACTGCACCTTTACACCCCACTGGACAAGCCGGTCAGTACTAAGGGCGCCACCATACTGGCCAAACGCATCGCGCAGCAACTGGAAAGGTCAATGCCGAAGCGAGTCACCACGAGCATGACCAGAAGCCTGCGGGCGGGCAAGGTGTTCGTGGACTGGAGCCAGAACAACGGGTCGAAGACCACCGTGGCGCCCTACTCGCTGCGCGGTCGCGAACACCCTACCGTCGCCGCGCCGCGCACCTGGGAAGAACTCGACGACAACGCGCTTGGTCAATTGCGCTACGACGAAGTGCTCAAGCGGGTGGCCCGGGATGGCGATCTGCTGGCGCCGCTGGATCCCGAGGTGCAGACCGACCGGCTGACCAAATACCGCAGCATGCGCGACGTGACAAAAACCCCGGAGCCAGTATCTGTCCCGAAACCTGTTACTGGCCATAATAATACGTTCGTCATTCAGGAACACCACGCCCGACGGCTGCACTACGACTTCCGCCTGGAACGCGACGGGGTGCTGGTGTCGTGGGCGGTGCCGAAAAACCTTCCCAAGACCTCGTCGGTGAACCATCTTGCGGTGCACACCGAGGATCATCCGATCGACTACGCCACTTTCGAGGGCACCATTCCCAAAGGGCAATACGGTGCCGGCAGCGTGGTCATCTGGGACTCGGGCACTTACGACACCGAGAAGTTCCGCGACGACGAGGTCATCATCACCCTGCACGGCAAACGGATCAGCGGGCGCTACGCGCTGATCCGCACAAACGGCGACCAGTGGCTCGTGCACCGGATGAAAGACCAGAAGGTTTTCCGTTTCGACGAGTTGTCCCCCATGCTGGCCACCGAGGGTTCGGTGGCAGCCCTGAAGTCCGGCCAGTGGGCGTTCGAAGGCAAGTGGGACGGTTACCGGCTGCTGGTCGACGCTGACCACGGCCGGGTGCGGCTGCGTTCCCGCAGCGGTCGCGACGTCACCAAGGAATTTCCCCGATTACACTCGATGGCAGAAGATTTCGCAGACCACTACCTGGTGTTCGACGGGGAGGTGGTCGCTCTCGACAAATCCGGGGTGCCGCGGTTCACTGAGATGCAAAACCGCAGCCGCGCAACGCGCCTCGAGTTCTGGGCATTCGACCTGCTCTACCTGGACGGCCGCTCTTTGCTGCGGGCCAAATACAGCGACCGGCGTCGTCTACTGGAAACCCTGGCCGACGGCAGTGACCTGGCTGTCCCGCCGCTGCTGCCCGGCGACGGCCCGGCAGCTCTGGAGTATTCCCGAAAACACGGCTGGGAAGGTGTGGTCGCCAAGAAACGCAACTCCACGTATCAACCGGGCCGGCGCTCGGCATCGTGGATCAAGGAGAAGCTGTGGAAAACGGTGGAAGTGGTCATCGGCGGATGGCGCGCCGGCGAAGGCGGGCGCACCAGCGGGATCGGTTCGCTGCTGGTGGGTATTCCGACCGAGCATGGTCTGCGTTTCGCCGGGCGGGTGGGCACCGGCTTCACCGAACGCGCCCTCGCCGAACTCAAGCAGATGCTGGAACCGCTGAAGACCAGCCGATCCCCTTTTATCGGAACGCTTTCCGGCCGGGACGCCGAAGGCGTCACCTTCGTCCAACCAAGACTGGTCGGGGAAGTCCGTTACAGCGAGTGGACACCAGAAGGACGGCTGCGCCAACCGAGTTGGCGCGGATTGCGGCCCGACAAAACGCCCGACGACGTGGTGCGGGAATGA
- a CDS encoding fumarylacetoacetate hydrolase family protein gives MRWATFRSDDEERVGVVSGDTIHALPAGVTLLELIGRGAAGLRQAGEQALGSPDTVTRLDQVRLMAPIPRPPSIRDCLCFLDHMRNCQAAMGRGRVLTDSWYRIPAFYFACPSTVLGPYDDAPTAPGSAWQDFELEIAAIIGTAGRDLSVEQAEQAIIGYTIFNDWSARDLQQLEAQLGIGQGKGKDSGVTLGPYLVTPDELEPYRHDGKLNLQVSALVNDRVIGSGSTATMDWTFGEVISFASRGVTLAPGDVFGSGTVPTCTLVEHLSDLGSFPGWLHDGDVVTLRVQGLGEIRQTVRASAPPKRLAVRPDPDTKPEVPRVNPASPKLPYTRGLHEVGNRVWAWTLPDGGYGWSNAGLIAGKGASLLVDTLFDLPLTREMLAAMQPITVDAPITQAVITHSNGDHTHGNQLLDASVRIIAAKGTADEIAQGMAPEMLAMTQVADLGPVATRYARDRFGHFDFSGIRLRNADVTFDRELTVDAGGREVRLLNLGPAHTGADTVVHVPDAGVLFAGDLLFVGCTPIVWAGPIANWVAACDTMIGLDASTVVPGHGPVTDVGGIRAVRGYLLHVAEHAEASYRKGLSFLEAADTIDLGEYATWLDAERVVVNIYQRYRELDPDTPKMEMLALLGMQAEWLAKRA, from the coding sequence ATGCGGTGGGCGACATTTCGCAGCGACGACGAGGAACGCGTCGGAGTCGTCTCCGGCGACACGATACACGCGCTGCCTGCGGGGGTTACGCTGCTAGAGCTGATCGGGCGCGGCGCCGCCGGGCTGCGCCAAGCCGGCGAACAGGCGCTGGGATCACCCGACACGGTGACGCGTCTCGACCAGGTGCGGCTCATGGCGCCGATTCCGCGGCCGCCCTCGATCCGCGACTGCCTGTGCTTTTTGGATCATATGCGCAACTGCCAGGCCGCGATGGGCCGCGGCCGGGTGCTCACAGACAGCTGGTACCGCATCCCGGCGTTCTACTTCGCTTGTCCGTCAACAGTTCTCGGACCTTACGACGACGCTCCGACAGCTCCGGGAAGTGCTTGGCAGGACTTCGAACTGGAGATCGCCGCGATCATCGGAACAGCTGGCAGAGATCTGTCGGTCGAGCAAGCCGAACAGGCGATCATCGGATACACGATCTTCAACGACTGGTCAGCGCGGGACCTCCAACAGCTGGAGGCCCAGCTGGGGATCGGTCAGGGCAAAGGCAAAGACAGCGGTGTCACGCTGGGCCCCTATCTGGTCACCCCCGACGAGCTCGAGCCCTACCGCCACGACGGGAAGCTGAACCTGCAGGTGAGCGCGTTGGTCAACGACAGGGTGATCGGTTCGGGGTCGACCGCCACGATGGACTGGACCTTCGGTGAGGTCATCTCCTTTGCCTCGCGCGGCGTGACACTCGCCCCGGGTGACGTGTTCGGCTCCGGCACGGTGCCCACCTGCACGCTCGTCGAGCACCTGAGCGACTTGGGCTCTTTTCCGGGCTGGTTACACGACGGCGACGTGGTCACGCTCCGGGTGCAGGGGCTGGGGGAGATCCGCCAAACCGTGCGTGCGAGCGCGCCCCCGAAACGGCTAGCGGTACGGCCGGATCCAGATACGAAACCTGAAGTGCCGCGGGTTAATCCGGCCTCGCCAAAGCTGCCCTATACCCGTGGCCTGCACGAGGTCGGCAACCGGGTGTGGGCTTGGACGCTGCCGGACGGGGGATACGGCTGGAGCAACGCCGGGCTAATCGCCGGCAAGGGGGCGTCGCTGCTCGTCGACACCCTGTTCGACCTGCCACTGACCCGCGAGATGCTGGCCGCGATGCAGCCGATCACCGTAGACGCGCCCATCACCCAGGCGGTGATCACCCATTCCAACGGCGATCACACCCACGGCAACCAGCTGCTGGACGCTTCGGTGCGGATCATCGCCGCCAAGGGCACCGCCGACGAGATCGCCCAGGGGATGGCGCCGGAGATGCTGGCGATGACCCAGGTCGCCGACCTGGGTCCGGTAGCCACCCGGTATGCACGAGACCGCTTCGGGCACTTCGACTTCAGCGGCATCAGGCTACGCAACGCCGACGTGACGTTCGACCGTGAACTCACCGTGGACGCGGGCGGCCGGGAAGTCCGGCTGCTAAACCTGGGGCCCGCCCACACCGGCGCGGACACGGTGGTGCACGTGCCCGACGCGGGTGTGCTGTTCGCCGGTGACCTGTTGTTCGTCGGGTGCACCCCGATCGTGTGGGCCGGGCCGATCGCCAACTGGGTCGCTGCCTGCGACACGATGATCGGGCTCGACGCGTCGACAGTGGTGCCGGGACACGGCCCAGTGACCGATGTGGGCGGAATCCGCGCGGTCCGCGGGTATCTGCTTCACGTGGCTGAGCACGCCGAGGCCTCCTACCGCAAGGGCCTGTCGTTTCTCGAGGCCGCTGACACTATCGACCTCGGCGAGTACGCGACGTGGCTGGACGCCGAGCGGGTCGTCGTCAACATCTACCAGCGCTACCGTGAACTCGACCCGGACACACCGAAAATGGAGATGCTCGCGCTGCTGGGGATGCAGGCCGAGTGGTTGGCTAAACGCGCCTAA
- a CDS encoding SAM-dependent methyltransferase, whose product MARTEDDSWDPASSVGATATMVAAARAAASRRPQPVISDPFAEPLVRAVGVDVFTRVAAGELQDASVDGGVGFPRMIDTFAARTRFFDEFFAEAARAGIRQAVIVASGLDTRAYRLSWPAGTTVYEIDQPAVIAFKTAILSQLGAQPSTGHRPIGIDLRGDWPTALRRAGFDTTQPTAWLAEGVLIGFLPPEAEVRLVDHLTALSAAGSRFGADYGSVTGQSETAQQQARAVADRWRDHGLDLDIAELTYPGEHIDVAAHLQASGWDTTKTTLDDLLAASGLPALAGPGGPPIPIAYVRATRRTP is encoded by the coding sequence ATGGCGCGCACCGAGGATGACAGCTGGGATCCGGCAAGCAGTGTCGGGGCCACCGCAACGATGGTCGCCGCGGCCCGGGCAGCCGCGAGCAGGCGCCCGCAACCGGTGATCAGCGACCCGTTCGCCGAGCCGCTGGTGCGGGCGGTCGGCGTGGATGTGTTCACCCGGGTGGCCGCCGGGGAGCTGCAAGACGCCAGCGTGGACGGCGGTGTCGGGTTTCCGCGGATGATCGACACGTTTGCCGCCCGCACACGGTTTTTCGATGAGTTCTTCGCCGAGGCCGCCAGGGCCGGCATTCGCCAGGCGGTGATCGTCGCGTCCGGGCTGGACACCCGCGCGTACCGGCTTTCGTGGCCGGCGGGGACAACGGTGTATGAGATCGACCAGCCGGCGGTGATCGCATTCAAGACTGCGATACTGTCGCAACTCGGCGCACAACCCAGCACCGGCCATCGCCCTATCGGTATCGATCTTCGCGGCGATTGGCCCACCGCGCTGCGGCGCGCCGGTTTCGATACCACCCAGCCCACCGCCTGGCTGGCCGAGGGGGTGCTCATCGGTTTTTTGCCGCCAGAAGCCGAGGTCCGGCTGGTGGATCACCTCACCGCGCTCAGCGCCGCGGGCAGCCGGTTCGGCGCCGACTACGGGTCGGTCACGGGTCAATCCGAAACCGCGCAGCAACAGGCGCGGGCCGTCGCGGATCGCTGGCGCGACCATGGCCTGGATCTCGACATTGCCGAGTTGACCTACCCCGGCGAGCACATCGACGTGGCGGCCCACCTGCAGGCCAGCGGGTGGGACACCACCAAAACCACCCTGGATGATCTCCTTGCCGCCAGCGGGCTGCCTGCGCTGGCCGGCCCCGGCGGGCCGCCCATTCCCATCGCGTATGTGCGCGCGACCCGAAGGACACCTTAG
- a CDS encoding LLM class flavin-dependent oxidoreductase — MRFSYAEAMTDPTFYIPLAKAAEAAGYTSMTIPDSIAYPFESNSKYPYTPDGSREFLDGKPFVEAFVLAAALGAVTTRLRFNFFVLKLPVRPPALVAKQAGSLAALIGNRIGLGVGTSPWPEDYELMGVPFAQRGKRIDECIAIVRGLTGGDYFEFHGEFYDIPKTKMTPAPTQPIPILVGGHADAALRRAARADGWMHGGGDPQELDRLIAKLKCFREEEGRSGPFEIHVISPDAYTVDGVKRLEDKGVTDVIVGFRFPYVKGQDTQPLQAKISSLEMYAEKIITKI, encoded by the coding sequence GTGCGGTTCAGCTATGCAGAGGCAATGACCGACCCGACGTTTTACATACCGCTGGCGAAGGCGGCTGAGGCAGCCGGGTACACGAGCATGACGATTCCCGACAGCATCGCCTACCCGTTCGAGTCAAACTCAAAATACCCCTATACACCCGATGGCAGTCGCGAATTCCTGGACGGCAAACCCTTCGTCGAAGCGTTCGTCTTGGCCGCGGCGCTGGGCGCGGTCACGACCAGGCTGAGGTTCAACTTCTTTGTGCTCAAGCTGCCCGTCCGGCCCCCCGCCCTGGTAGCCAAGCAGGCCGGTTCCCTGGCGGCGCTGATCGGTAACCGGATCGGCCTCGGGGTCGGCACTAGCCCGTGGCCGGAAGACTACGAGTTGATGGGTGTTCCATTTGCTCAGCGGGGCAAACGAATTGACGAGTGCATTGCGATTGTGCGAGGGCTCACCGGCGGCGACTATTTCGAGTTTCACGGCGAGTTCTACGACATCCCCAAAACAAAGATGACCCCAGCTCCCACCCAGCCGATCCCTATCCTGGTCGGTGGGCACGCCGACGCGGCGCTGCGCCGCGCAGCCCGCGCGGATGGGTGGATGCACGGCGGCGGCGACCCGCAAGAGCTTGACCGGCTTATCGCCAAGCTCAAGTGTTTTCGCGAGGAGGAGGGTCGGAGCGGTCCGTTCGAGATCCACGTCATCTCACCGGACGCCTACACCGTGGACGGCGTCAAGCGTCTCGAGGACAAGGGCGTCACCGACGTCATCGTGGGATTTCGTTTCCCCTATGTCAAAGGCCAGGACACCCAGCCGCTACAGGCCAAAATCAGCAGCCTGGAAATGTACGCCGAGAAGATCATCACGAAAATCTGA
- a CDS encoding DUF4873 domain-containing protein → MPELLGHEDFRGRWFHAAAWDSDFDPAGHHVAVVGTDTTAGQHLSQLAGSAASVTVFAYPPRRLVPRPASRVTRATRWLRCRVPGAPVLRAQQHSPKLVNATIDAVTPAGIRTCDGVHHNVDTIIYGTGFTIPDGVSDDTLVGSGKVTIAQAWYDGMEPYLGVAVHGFPNYFLLTGPDIDAQTRFIIECLGLMAHTAKTRIEVRRSYQQVFNERVHLRRPRYGPAPSAFDLSCAADGDGAYDGPATLTITGTDHEVRVRLTGYLDPIDGQYHWQGMVFHQLSDDLVKHPRPVTVTIGQRSASARLTERTPWGSHAIAGVGMPPFAPDNALTVGQLPA, encoded by the coding sequence ATTCCGGAATTGCTTGGGCACGAAGACTTTCGAGGTAGGTGGTTTCACGCGGCCGCGTGGGACAGCGATTTCGATCCGGCCGGTCACCACGTCGCCGTGGTCGGCACGGATACGACGGCGGGCCAACACCTCAGTCAGCTGGCCGGCTCGGCGGCTTCGGTCACGGTGTTCGCCTACCCGCCACGCCGGCTCGTCCCCCGGCCGGCGTCCCGCGTGACCCGTGCCACACGCTGGTTACGTTGCCGTGTGCCCGGCGCACCGGTACTCCGCGCGCAGCAGCATTCACCCAAACTGGTGAACGCGACCATCGACGCCGTCACCCCGGCGGGTATCCGAACCTGCGACGGCGTCCACCACAACGTCGACACCATCATCTACGGCACCGGGTTTACCATCCCCGACGGGGTTTCCGACGACACCCTGGTCGGCTCCGGCAAAGTGACAATCGCACAGGCGTGGTACGACGGTATGGAGCCCTACCTGGGTGTGGCGGTCCACGGTTTCCCCAACTACTTCCTGCTCACCGGACCAGACATCGACGCACAGACACGTTTCATCATCGAGTGCCTGGGGCTGATGGCACACACCGCCAAGACCCGCATCGAAGTACGCCGCAGCTACCAGCAGGTATTCAATGAGCGCGTACACTTGCGGCGTCCCCGCTATGGGCCGGCACCGTCGGCGTTCGACCTGTCGTGCGCTGCAGACGGCGACGGAGCCTACGACGGCCCGGCCACGCTGACGATCACCGGCACCGATCACGAGGTGCGTGTCCGGCTGACCGGCTACTTGGACCCGATCGACGGCCAATATCATTGGCAGGGAATGGTTTTCCATCAGCTCTCGGATGATCTCGTCAAACACCCACGACCGGTCACAGTGACCATCGGCCAACGCAGCGCCTCAGCGCGTCTCACCGAACGAACGCCGTGGGGCAGTCACGCGATCGCCGGCGTCGGCATGCCGCCGTTCGCGCCGGACAACGCGCTGACCGTCGGCCAGTTGCCGGCGTAG
- a CDS encoding AurF N-oxygenase family protein, protein MTTAVKPGGPTREEFAERLLKGSVKKSYQPIVDIDWDAPLDPDKFFLPPKTVSLYGTPMWEQMTRAQRIELSRQEFVNTLSAGIWFENILNQALLRRLMHEDPTASESHYALTELGDETRHMVMFGKAIERVGAKPVRPRLYHRIIINTLPLLFRGSMLWVAALIGEEIFDALQRQMMDDPELQPMVQRLMRIHVTEEARHIQFARDGLRQRVAEMPRFNKWFMANINGLGGLFFRYLFTNPVPYARAGLNVRQAREAARSNPRRHEVQVAGFAPLAAFLTELGLMGPLARRGWKRGKFL, encoded by the coding sequence ATGACTACTGCGGTGAAACCAGGCGGCCCGACCCGTGAAGAGTTCGCGGAGCGGTTGCTCAAGGGTTCGGTCAAGAAGTCATATCAGCCGATCGTCGACATCGACTGGGACGCACCGCTGGACCCGGACAAGTTCTTCCTGCCGCCCAAAACCGTGTCGCTTTACGGCACCCCGATGTGGGAGCAGATGACCCGGGCGCAGCGCATCGAGCTGTCCCGGCAGGAGTTCGTTAACACGCTTTCAGCCGGGATCTGGTTCGAGAACATCCTCAACCAGGCGTTGCTGCGCCGGCTCATGCACGAGGACCCCACCGCTTCCGAGTCGCACTATGCGTTGACCGAACTCGGTGACGAAACCCGCCATATGGTGATGTTCGGCAAGGCAATCGAACGGGTGGGCGCCAAGCCCGTGCGCCCGCGCCTGTATCACCGAATCATCATCAACACCCTGCCGCTGCTGTTTCGGGGCTCGATGCTGTGGGTCGCGGCGCTAATCGGTGAAGAAATTTTCGACGCGCTGCAACGGCAGATGATGGACGACCCCGAGCTGCAGCCAATGGTTCAGCGGCTGATGCGCATTCACGTCACCGAAGAAGCCCGCCACATCCAGTTCGCGCGCGACGGTCTGCGCCAGCGGGTCGCTGAGATGCCGCGGTTCAACAAATGGTTTATGGCCAACATCAACGGGCTCGGCGGCCTGTTCTTCCGCTATCTGTTTACCAATCCGGTGCCCTATGCACGGGCCGGCCTGAACGTGCGCCAGGCGCGTGAAGCCGCGCGCAGCAATCCCCGTCGTCACGAGGTCCAGGTGGCCGGCTTTGCTCCACTGGCGGCGTTCCTGACTGAGCTGGGCCTGATGGGTCCGCTCGCACGGCGGGGCTGGAAGCGCGGCAAGTTCCTGTGA
- the cobF gene encoding precorrin-6A synthase (deacetylating) yields the protein MAGRRIHVIGIGAGDPEYITVQAIEALNDADVFFVPEKGEAKSDLVAVRRRICQRFIREPGYRFVELPDPPRSAGGEYRRAVSDWHVARARIWASAIATELDCGAVGAFLAWGDPSLYDSTLRILDAVAADIDLSYDVIPGITAVQALTARHRIPLTEVGEPVLITTGRQLRVNGLSGSAVVMLDAECSFRVCPADTRIWWGAYLGTDDELLVSGRVGEVGERIASLRADARARHGWIMDTYLLRSAD from the coding sequence GTGGCGGGTCGGCGCATCCACGTCATCGGCATCGGTGCCGGGGATCCGGAGTACATCACCGTCCAGGCGATCGAGGCGCTCAACGACGCCGACGTGTTCTTTGTCCCGGAAAAAGGCGAAGCCAAAAGCGACCTCGTGGCGGTGCGACGTCGAATCTGCCAGCGGTTCATCCGCGAGCCCGGCTACCGGTTCGTCGAATTGCCCGACCCGCCCCGGTCGGCGGGCGGCGAGTACCGGCGGGCGGTGTCCGACTGGCACGTTGCCCGCGCGCGGATCTGGGCGAGCGCCATCGCCACCGAGCTGGACTGCGGCGCCGTGGGCGCCTTCCTGGCCTGGGGCGACCCGTCGCTCTACGACAGCACGCTGCGCATCCTGGATGCCGTCGCCGCCGATATCGACCTCAGCTACGACGTCATCCCGGGGATCACCGCCGTGCAGGCGCTCACGGCCCGGCACCGCATCCCGCTCACCGAAGTCGGTGAACCGGTGCTGATCACCACGGGTCGGCAGCTGCGCGTGAACGGCCTGTCGGGCTCGGCGGTGGTCATGCTCGACGCCGAGTGCTCGTTTCGGGTGTGCCCTGCCGACACCCGGATCTGGTGGGGCGCCTATCTAGGCACCGACGACGAGCTGTTGGTCTCAGGCAGGGTAGGTGAGGTGGGGGAACGGATCGCGTCGCTGCGTGCCGACGCGCGGGCCCGGCACGGCTGGATCATGGACACCTACCTGCTGCGCTCGGCAGACTGA
- a CDS encoding zinc finger domain-containing protein, with product MPGIGALGPDALDLSVDDLGARLTGNTGRIKTVLTDQTVIAGIGNAYSDEILHAARISPFATAGKLTDLQLTALHDAMVSVLTDAVTRSVGQKAAMLKGEKRSGLRVHGRTGLPCPVCGDIVREVSFADKSFQYCPCCQTGGKVLADRRMSRLLK from the coding sequence GTGCCCGGCATCGGCGCGCTTGGCCCGGATGCGCTGGATCTCAGCGTTGACGACTTGGGCGCGCGGCTCACCGGGAACACCGGTCGGATCAAGACCGTCCTCACCGACCAGACGGTGATCGCCGGTATCGGCAACGCCTACAGCGACGAGATTTTGCACGCGGCCAGGATCTCGCCGTTCGCCACTGCCGGTAAGCTCACCGACTTGCAGCTGACCGCGCTACACGACGCAATGGTGTCGGTCCTCACCGATGCGGTGACCCGCTCGGTGGGTCAAAAAGCGGCGATGCTCAAGGGAGAAAAGCGCTCCGGACTTCGAGTGCACGGACGCACCGGCCTGCCGTGTCCGGTATGCGGTGACATCGTGCGGGAGGTGTCGTTCGCCGACAAGTCCTTCCAGTACTGCCCGTGCTGCCAGACCGGCGGCAAAGTGCTGGCGGATCGGCGAATGTCGCGGCTCTTGAAGTAA
- a CDS encoding SDR family oxidoreductase, protein MTRQKILITGASSGLGAGMARQFAGKGRDLALCARRIDRLGALKTELSQQYPNIKIAVAALDVNDHEQVPKVFAELSDELGGIDRIIVNAGIGKGAPLGSGKLWANKATIETNLVAALVQIETALEMFKKAGCGHLVLISSVLGAKGVPGVKAAYAASKAGVRSLGESLRAEYPRGPITISVIEPGYIESEMTARAASTLFLVDNETGVRAIVNAIEREPGRAAVPWWPWAPLVQLMRLLPPPLTKRFA, encoded by the coding sequence GTGACCCGCCAGAAGATCCTCATCACCGGCGCGAGTTCTGGCTTAGGCGCCGGGATGGCCCGCCAGTTCGCCGGCAAAGGCCGCGACCTCGCCTTGTGCGCCCGTCGCATCGACCGTCTCGGTGCGCTGAAAACCGAGCTTTCGCAACAATATCCTAATATCAAGATCGCAGTCGCCGCGCTGGACGTCAACGATCACGAGCAGGTGCCAAAGGTTTTCGCCGAGTTGAGCGACGAGCTCGGCGGAATCGACCGCATCATCGTCAACGCCGGCATCGGCAAGGGTGCACCGTTGGGCTCGGGCAAGCTCTGGGCGAACAAGGCGACCATCGAGACCAACCTGGTGGCCGCGCTGGTGCAAATCGAGACGGCCTTGGAGATGTTCAAAAAGGCCGGTTGCGGGCATCTGGTCCTCATCTCGTCTGTGCTCGGCGCCAAAGGTGTCCCGGGTGTGAAGGCGGCCTACGCCGCCAGCAAGGCCGGGGTGCGTTCGCTGGGCGAATCGTTGCGCGCCGAGTACCCGAGAGGGCCGATCACGATCTCGGTGATCGAGCCGGGCTATATCGAATCGGAGATGACGGCGCGAGCCGCGTCCACCCTGTTTTTGGTGGACAACGAAACCGGTGTGCGCGCCATTGTCAACGCCATCGAACGTGAGCCCGGGCGAGCGGCGGTGCCGTGGTGGCCCTGGGCGCCATTAGTTCAGCTGATGCGGCTGCTGCCGCCGCCGCTGACCAAACGATTTGCCTAA